A part of bacterium genomic DNA contains:
- a CDS encoding PQQ-binding-like beta-propeller repeat protein: MKNQAKEEEKLLLAEKKEYKFIRIYRGIVFSGLLILIQLGNNGVFAAGDSWPMFQHDPQRSARSNATQIHQPVLKWNYYVNKYIFVPPVIDQQGKIYLVTEAGDLHIVSSSGKKEKIISIGVEIDSTPAISKQGNIYVGVSDGHILCFNSNYETQWVYPTHSKIKTSAIAVSDDETIFIGTVDGKLYAINKDGSLRWKYDTESIIQSSPAISQDGIIYIGTNDGNLHAIAPDGTFIFKKDVKKSIFSSPTIDSAGNVYIGSSDKTLSIISKDGSMNSIPLNSTVYSSPVVSKDGSIYIGTEEGLYGITPKGVWTTKIGRIFNCTPVITSNGTIYIATFDGNIYAIEPEKGEILWSYKIGLGPTSLAIDQEGTIYVGSRDRNLYAITSQITPIAQKPKIPTPQAKEEVVVKEVKIIPPVSPTNLIATSVSQSEIRITWQDNADNEIGYRVYRKLEDEPKWTLIKELPANSTSFLDPDLQAETTYFYRVVAYNKMGFSQYSVESSTTTKPLLPTPTPQPLTEVEVTPAPVQPVPPSQPPVEIKIPPILIQPEPLPPQIPPVVPAPVVVVPTPPIIPKPTVTPEPLPPQIPPVVPAPVVVVPTPPII, encoded by the coding sequence ATGAAAAACCAAGCGAAAGAAGAAGAAAAATTATTGCTCGCAGAAAAAAAAGAATATAAATTTATAAGGATTTACCGGGGGATAGTATTCTCAGGATTGTTAATATTAATTCAGTTAGGGAATAATGGTGTTTTTGCCGCAGGTGATTCGTGGCCTATGTTTCAACATGACCCACAACGCTCTGCAAGAAGTAATGCTACCCAAATACACCAACCTGTCCTTAAATGGAATTATTATGTCAACAAATATATCTTTGTTCCCCCGGTAATCGACCAACAAGGAAAGATATATCTGGTAACAGAGGCAGGAGACTTACACATTGTATCTTCTTCAGGTAAAAAAGAAAAGATTATTTCCATTGGTGTTGAAATTGACTCAACACCCGCTATCTCAAAACAAGGTAATATTTATGTTGGTGTAAGTGATGGTCATATCCTGTGTTTTAATTCAAATTATGAAACTCAATGGGTGTACCCAACTCATAGTAAAATTAAAACATCCGCCATCGCAGTTAGTGACGATGAAACCATCTTTATTGGCACGGTGGATGGAAAACTTTATGCCATAAATAAAGACGGAAGCCTCAGATGGAAATATGACACAGAAAGCATCATTCAGTCTTCGCCTGCTATTAGTCAGGATGGGATAATCTATATTGGAACTAATGATGGTAATTTGCACGCAATTGCTCCTGACGGAACTTTTATCTTTAAAAAAGATGTCAAAAAATCTATCTTTTCATCACCCACAATTGATTCCGCAGGAAATGTTTATATTGGCTCTTCGGATAAAACATTATCAATTATAAGTAAAGATGGAAGCATGAATTCTATCCCACTTAATTCAACTGTTTATTCTTCACCAGTGGTATCTAAAGATGGCTCGATTTATATTGGGACAGAAGAAGGACTTTATGGAATTACTCCAAAAGGTGTCTGGACCACAAAAATAGGTCGGATTTTTAATTGTACACCAGTTATTACCTCAAATGGAACGATTTATATTGCTACTTTTGACGGTAATATCTATGCGATTGAACCAGAAAAAGGTGAAATACTCTGGAGTTATAAAATAGGTTTGGGACCTACATCTTTAGCCATAGACCAGGAAGGAACAATATATGTTGGTAGCCGTGATAGAAATTTATATGCAATTACCTCGCAAATTACTCCTATTGCTCAAAAGCCAAAAATTCCTACCCCTCAGGCGAAAGAAGAAGTAGTAGTAAAAGAGGTAAAAATTATTCCCCCTGTTTCACCAACTAATCTGATTGCAACATCAGTATCTCAAAGCGAAATAAGAATTACCTGGCAAGATAACGCCGATAATGAAATTGGATATAGAGTTTATCGTAAATTAGAAGACGAGCCAAAATGGACATTAATAAAAGAATTACCCGCTAACTCGACCTCATTTTTAGACCCGGACCTTCAAGCAGAAACCACTTATTTCTATCGAGTTGTGGCTTATAATAAAATGGGTTTTTCTCAATATTCAGTTGAATCCTCTACAACGACTAAACCTTTATTACCAACACCAACTCCGCAACCTCTAACTGAAGTAGAAGTAACTCCAGCCCCAGTTCAACCTGTGCCACCATCACAACCTCCAGTTGAGATAAAGATACCGCCAATCTTAATTCAACCTGAACCATTACCTCCACAAATTCCTCCTGTTGTTCCTGCTCCTGTGGTTGTTGTTCCTACTCCACCTATCATTCCGAAACCCACTGTTACTCCTGAACCATTACCTCCACAAATTCCTCCTGTTGTTCCTGCTCCTGTGGTTGTTGTTCCTACTCCACCTATCATT
- the rpsU gene encoding 30S ribosomal protein S21 — translation MPAGINIRQDESLDNALRRFKRSCQQAGIITEMKKREYYEKPSERRRKIIARRKKRI, via the coding sequence ATGCCCGCAGGGATAAACATCCGACAGGATGAGTCTTTGGATAATGCTTTACGAAGATTTAAGCGCTCGTGCCAACAGGCAGGGATAATTACTGAAATGAAGAAACGGGAGTATTATGAAAAACCAAGCGAAAGAAGAAGAAAAATTATTGCTCGCAGAAAAAAAAGAATATAA